One Candidatus Epulonipiscium sp. genomic region harbors:
- a CDS encoding phosphoribosylformylglycinamidine synthase — protein MSGVKSVFVQKKPGFDVEAKALYKDLKENLLINELENVQIIQRYYIEGIDDETYNRARTTIFSEPTIDDVYDEEIPVNEGERVFAMEYLPGQYDQRADSMAQCIQILTQKEKPIVQVAKVIKLKGNIDNEQYIAIKDYCINPVDSRETSLEKPETLIMEFSIPQEVEIVKGFINLSKEGLKEMKNNLGLAMSFDDVVFCQGYFKNEENRDPSITEIKVLDTYWSDHCRHSTFLTNIENIEIEDGHFTTPIKTAYEAYLQGRRFVYDKKDKNISLMDIALIGMKELRKLGKLEDLEVSGEINACSIIVNVDVNGKDEEWLVMFKNETHNHPTEIEPFGGASTCLGGAIRDPLSGRSYVYQAMRITGSGDPRTSVEDTLPGKLPQRKITIEAARGYSSYGNQIGLAAGHVAEIYDEGYIAKRMELGAVIAATPRKNVVRDVPKEGDLIILLGGRTGRDGCGGATGSSREHTEESLTSCGAEVQKGNPPTERNIQRLFRNPKVSTMIKRCNDFGAGGVSVAIGELADGLEIDLNAVPKKYEGLDGTELAISESQERMAVVVEKDNAKEFIALSEEENLEAVVVAKVTSENRLKIFWNNKAIVDISRDFLNTNGATQKTNVFVTKPEDNKNYFNTISTEVKEKLEDIKEAWMTNLRDLNVCSQKGLVERFDSTAGAGTVLMPFGGKYQLTPAESMVSKIPVLDGETKTGTIMSHGYNPKLSRWSPFHGGVYAIIEAVSKVVAAGGDYRSIRLTLQEYFERLGTDTAKWGKPFSALLGAYYVQKKLQIGAIGGKDSMSGTFEDLDVPPTLTAFAVSLVEVDNVISPEFKKENNAVVYIPLKRDEFELPDFEELDKTYSKITKLIKDKKIVSAHTVKIGGIAEAISKMSFGNNIGMIFTEEIGKEMLFAPNYGSIIVEMGKDDIKLLGDVEYKVLGTTMEDGSIKISNVKISIEEMLKEWTKPLESVFPTKIKEIKNKPINKIFIGKNTNKSHIKIAKPRVFIPVFPGTNCEYETQKTFEDAGAIGETFVFKNLTPAHIEKSIDRMVKSIDNSQIITIPGGASAGDEPEGSGKFIATVFRNPKIKEAVMNLLNNRDGLILGIGNGFQALIKLGLVPFGEIVDMNMDFPALTFNTIGRHVSCMATTKVTSVKSPWFSNIEVGDIHQIAVSHGEGRFVASDEIMDKLFANGQVATQYVDFRGEPTYDIAFNPNGSMNAIEGITSPDGRVLGKMGHSERMGENVSKNIPGEKDQKLFKSGVDYFA, from the coding sequence ATGAGTGGTGTTAAGAGCGTTTTTGTTCAGAAAAAACCTGGTTTTGATGTAGAAGCTAAAGCCTTGTATAAGGATCTAAAAGAAAACCTGCTTATAAACGAATTAGAAAATGTACAAATTATTCAACGATATTATATAGAAGGAATAGATGATGAAACTTATAATAGGGCAAGAACTACAATTTTTTCGGAGCCCACTATAGATGATGTTTATGATGAAGAAATTCCTGTAAATGAAGGGGAAAGAGTATTTGCCATGGAATACCTTCCGGGTCAATACGATCAAAGGGCCGATTCGATGGCACAATGCATTCAAATATTAACACAAAAAGAAAAACCTATTGTTCAGGTAGCTAAGGTAATAAAATTAAAAGGAAATATTGACAATGAACAATACATCGCCATAAAAGATTATTGTATAAATCCCGTAGATTCAAGGGAAACTTCCCTTGAAAAGCCTGAAACTTTAATTATGGAATTTTCTATTCCACAGGAAGTGGAAATTGTAAAAGGATTTATAAATCTTTCTAAAGAAGGATTAAAAGAAATGAAAAATAACCTAGGCCTTGCTATGAGTTTTGACGATGTTGTGTTCTGCCAAGGATATTTCAAAAATGAAGAAAACAGGGACCCTAGTATTACAGAAATTAAGGTTCTAGACACTTACTGGTCCGATCACTGTAGACATAGTACATTTTTAACCAATATTGAAAATATAGAAATAGAAGATGGGCATTTTACAACCCCTATTAAAACAGCCTACGAAGCGTATCTACAAGGAAGAAGATTTGTTTATGATAAAAAAGATAAGAATATCTCTCTTATGGATATAGCTCTTATAGGCATGAAAGAATTAAGAAAGTTGGGCAAACTGGAGGACCTTGAAGTATCTGGTGAAATTAATGCCTGCAGTATTATAGTTAATGTTGATGTTAATGGAAAAGATGAAGAATGGCTTGTAATGTTCAAAAATGAAACACATAACCATCCGACAGAAATAGAACCCTTTGGTGGCGCTTCTACCTGTCTAGGAGGAGCAATTAGAGACCCTTTATCGGGAAGGTCCTATGTTTATCAGGCTATGCGTATAACCGGTAGTGGGGATCCTAGAACTTCAGTTGAAGATACCTTGCCAGGCAAACTTCCCCAAAGAAAGATAACCATAGAAGCCGCTCGCGGTTATAGTTCCTATGGAAATCAAATTGGTCTGGCAGCTGGTCATGTGGCGGAAATCTATGACGAAGGATATATAGCAAAAAGAATGGAATTAGGAGCCGTTATTGCGGCTACCCCTAGGAAAAATGTAGTAAGAGATGTCCCAAAAGAAGGGGATTTAATAATTTTACTCGGAGGTAGGACAGGGCGTGATGGCTGTGGGGGAGCTACTGGCTCATCTAGGGAACATACAGAAGAATCCCTTACCAGTTGTGGAGCAGAAGTGCAAAAAGGAAATCCACCAACGGAAAGAAATATCCAAAGATTATTTAGAAACCCTAAAGTAAGTACAATGATTAAACGTTGTAATGATTTTGGGGCAGGGGGAGTATCTGTTGCTATAGGCGAGTTGGCAGATGGACTTGAGATTGACTTAAATGCAGTACCAAAAAAATATGAAGGGTTAGACGGAACAGAATTAGCTATTTCAGAATCCCAAGAAAGAATGGCAGTTGTTGTAGAGAAAGATAATGCAAAAGAATTTATAGCTCTTTCGGAGGAAGAAAATCTAGAAGCTGTTGTAGTTGCTAAAGTAACTTCAGAAAACAGATTAAAGATATTTTGGAACAATAAAGCTATTGTAGATATAAGTAGGGATTTCCTAAATACTAATGGGGCAACTCAAAAAACAAATGTATTCGTAACAAAACCTGAAGATAATAAAAATTATTTTAATACTATTTCTACAGAAGTTAAAGAAAAACTTGAAGATATTAAAGAAGCCTGGATGACCAATCTTAGAGATTTAAATGTATGCAGTCAAAAAGGTCTTGTAGAAAGGTTCGATAGCACAGCCGGAGCAGGAACAGTACTTATGCCTTTTGGGGGAAAATATCAATTAACCCCAGCAGAATCTATGGTAAGTAAAATACCTGTATTAGATGGAGAGACAAAAACAGGAACCATCATGAGTCATGGATATAATCCCAAACTCTCTAGGTGGAGTCCCTTCCATGGTGGGGTATATGCTATAATTGAGGCAGTTTCTAAGGTGGTGGCAGCGGGGGGCGATTATAGAAGTATTCGCCTAACTCTTCAAGAATATTTCGAGCGCTTGGGTACCGATACTGCAAAATGGGGTAAGCCTTTTAGTGCATTGCTTGGAGCGTATTATGTTCAGAAGAAATTACAAATAGGTGCAATAGGCGGAAAGGATAGTATGTCAGGAACCTTTGAAGATTTGGATGTGCCACCGACTTTAACTGCATTTGCCGTAAGTTTAGTTGAAGTTGATAATGTAATATCCCCTGAATTTAAAAAGGAAAATAATGCAGTGGTTTATATTCCTCTTAAGAGGGATGAATTTGAACTTCCGGACTTTGAAGAATTAGATAAAACCTATTCTAAAATAACTAAGCTTATTAAGGATAAAAAGATAGTGTCAGCCCATACAGTAAAAATCGGTGGAATAGCAGAAGCCATCAGTAAAATGAGTTTTGGTAACAATATAGGTATGATTTTTACAGAAGAAATAGGAAAAGAAATGCTTTTTGCCCCTAATTATGGTTCTATTATCGTTGAAATGGGTAAAGATGATATAAAACTACTAGGAGATGTAGAGTATAAAGTTTTAGGTACTACTATGGAAGATGGAAGCATCAAGATTAGTAATGTCAAAATTTCTATAGAAGAAATGTTAAAGGAATGGACAAAACCATTGGAAAGTGTATTCCCGACAAAAATAAAAGAAATAAAAAATAAGCCTATAAATAAAATTTTCATTGGCAAGAATACCAATAAGAGCCATATAAAAATAGCAAAACCAAGGGTATTTATTCCAGTATTCCCTGGGACCAATTGTGAATATGAAACTCAAAAAACTTTCGAAGATGCAGGAGCTATAGGTGAAACCTTTGTATTTAAAAATTTAACCCCTGCCCATATAGAAAAATCCATAGATAGGATGGTTAAATCAATTGATAATTCGCAGATAATCACGATTCCCGGAGGGGCAAGTGCTGGGGATGAACCAGAAGGTAGTGGTAAGTTTATTGCAACAGTATTTAGAAATCCAAAGATTAAAGAGGCAGTTATGAATCTTTTAAATAATAGGGATGGTTTGATCTTAGGCATAGGTAATGGTTTTCAGGCCCTTATAAAGCTAGGTTTAGTGCCCTTTGGTGAAATCGTAGATATGAATATGGATTTTCCTGCCCTTACCTTTAATACCATAGGAAGACATGTATCTTGTATGGCCACGACAAAAGTAACTTCTGTAAAATCTCCATGGTTTAGTAATATAGAAGTAGGAGATATCCATCAAATAGCAGTTTCCCACGGAGAAGGACGGTTTGTAGCCAGTGATGAAATCATGGATAAATTGTTTGCTAATGGACAAGTGGCAACCCAATATGTGGATTTTAGGGGGGAACCTACCTACGATATAGCCTTTAATCCTAATGGATCCATGAATGCTATAGAGGGAATTACAAGCCCTGATGGAAGAGTTTTAGGAAAGATGGGTCATTCAGAGAGAATGGGAGAAAATGTATCTAAAAATATCCCAGGAGAAAAAGACCAGAAATTATTCAAATCAGGGGTAGATTATTTTGCATAA
- a CDS encoding LysR family transcriptional regulator, whose product MDVNFELYKVFYYVASTLSFSEAANNLFISQSAVSQSIKNLEEKLNIQLFFRNTKQVRLTKDGEVLFQHIEQAYNLIKNAERTIDEIHSLSKGEVRIGASDTICKYYLLPFFKEFHKLYPGVKIHVTNGTSPKCVELLQQGSVDFIISNIPNHYVDVSMIIKKVQPIQDVFIAGMQFNELKNRQVSLKDLEKYPFLMLESKTTTREFFDDMIKEKNINIIPEIELGSIDLLVEMSKIGLGLTFVWKNCIKEQLKSKEVFMVHVKEKIPVRYLGVITHKHIPLSIGAKKFIELLY is encoded by the coding sequence ATGGATGTAAATTTTGAACTTTATAAGGTTTTTTATTATGTAGCCTCTACCCTCAGTTTTTCTGAGGCAGCAAATAATCTTTTTATATCCCAATCAGCAGTAAGTCAGTCTATCAAAAACCTAGAAGAAAAACTAAATATACAATTGTTTTTTAGGAATACAAAACAGGTTAGGCTTACAAAAGATGGAGAAGTATTATTCCAACATATAGAACAAGCATATAATCTAATCAAAAACGCCGAGCGAACCATCGATGAAATACATTCTTTAAGCAAAGGAGAAGTTCGTATAGGAGCCAGTGATACTATTTGCAAATATTATCTTCTACCCTTTTTCAAAGAATTTCATAAGTTATATCCAGGGGTAAAAATCCATGTGACCAATGGTACTTCCCCTAAATGTGTGGAACTTTTACAACAAGGGAGTGTAGATTTTATAATATCTAATATTCCTAATCATTATGTAGATGTCTCGATGATTATAAAAAAGGTGCAACCCATTCAGGATGTATTTATAGCAGGAATGCAATTTAATGAGTTGAAAAATAGGCAAGTTTCTCTAAAAGATTTAGAAAAATACCCATTCCTTATGCTAGAAAGTAAGACTACAACTAGAGAGTTTTTCGATGATATGATAAAAGAAAAAAACATTAACATAATTCCCGAAATCGAGCTGGGGAGTATTGATCTTTTAGTTGAAATGTCAAAAATCGGCCTTGGTCTTACTTTTGTATGGAAAAATTGCATTAAAGAACAATTAAAATCGAAGGAGGTCTTTATGGTTCATGTAAAGGAAAAAATACCTGTACGTTATTTAGGCGTTATAACTCATAAACATATTCCCCTTTCAATTGGAGCCAAAAAGTTCATTGAACTCCTTTATTAA
- a CDS encoding nitronate monooxygenase yields the protein MKLPSLNIGNLIAEIPIIQGGMGVGVSRSGLASAVANEGCIGIISGVQIGFNEPDFETNSNAANIRGLQKEIKKARELSPKGIIGVNILTAMNSYKELVITAVKEKIDLIICGAGLPVDLPELVKNSASKIVPVVSSGKAASVITKLWDKRYKYLPDALIVEGPDAGGHLGFSLEELSLNPLPNLTSIIKDVLSAIKPFEEKYNKKIPLIAAGGIFDGNDISKYLRAGATGVQMATRFVTTHECDAHENFKKAYINASKNDVQIIKSPVGMPGRAIRNDLIEALEEANQKVTKCYKCLKPCNPATTPYCISKALIQAVNGDTKNGLIFAGSNAYKLNKIISVKELINNLVLETKAALI from the coding sequence ATGAAACTTCCTTCATTAAATATCGGCAATCTCATTGCAGAGATTCCTATTATCCAAGGTGGCATGGGAGTCGGGGTATCAAGATCCGGTTTAGCTTCCGCCGTTGCTAACGAGGGGTGCATCGGAATCATTTCCGGTGTTCAAATTGGTTTCAACGAGCCTGATTTTGAGACCAATAGCAATGCTGCTAATATAAGAGGTTTGCAAAAGGAGATAAAAAAGGCAAGGGAACTAAGTCCAAAAGGAATTATAGGTGTAAATATATTAACAGCTATGAATAGTTATAAGGAATTAGTAATTACCGCAGTTAAAGAAAAAATAGACTTAATTATATGTGGTGCAGGCCTGCCTGTAGATCTTCCTGAACTAGTTAAAAATTCTGCTTCTAAAATTGTTCCTGTAGTTTCTTCCGGTAAGGCTGCATCTGTTATAACTAAGCTTTGGGATAAAAGATATAAGTATCTTCCCGATGCCCTGATTGTAGAAGGGCCCGATGCTGGAGGGCATTTAGGGTTTTCCTTAGAGGAACTTAGTTTAAATCCCCTACCTAATTTAACTTCTATAATAAAGGATGTACTTTCTGCTATAAAACCTTTTGAAGAAAAATACAATAAAAAAATACCCCTTATTGCAGCAGGGGGGATTTTTGATGGCAATGATATATCGAAGTATCTTAGAGCAGGGGCTACGGGAGTCCAAATGGCAACCCGGTTTGTCACGACCCATGAATGCGATGCTCATGAAAACTTTAAAAAAGCTTACATAAATGCCTCCAAAAACGATGTACAGATTATAAAAAGCCCCGTAGGTATGCCCGGCAGAGCCATAAGAAATGATTTAATTGAAGCCCTAGAAGAGGCAAATCAAAAGGTAACCAAATGCTATAAATGTTTAAAGCCTTGTAATCCTGCAACTACCCCTTATTGCATATCAAAAGCTTTAATTCAAGCAGTTAATGGGGACACAAAAAATGGTTTGATTTTTGCGGGAAGTAATGCCTATAAGCTAAATAAGATTATCTCAGTAAAAGAATTAATAAATAACCTAGTTTTAGAAACCAAGGCTGCATTAATTTAA
- a CDS encoding aspartyl-phosphate phosphatase Spo0E family protein, whose amino-acid sequence MSDSKRLEMLKEKIEETRQYLNDLIGLEEGIISNKKIMDVSQMLDDLLVEYLKEQDKKLKRTS is encoded by the coding sequence ATGTCAGACAGTAAAAGACTAGAAATGCTCAAAGAAAAGATAGAAGAGACTAGACAGTACCTTAATGATTTAATTGGTTTAGAGGAAGGTATTATTTCTAATAAGAAAATCATGGATGTAAGCCAAATGCTGGATGATTTGTTGGTAGAATATCTAAAAGAGCAGGATAAAAAATTAAAGAGGACATCATGA